From a region of the Geothrix sp. 21YS21S-2 genome:
- a CDS encoding ATP-binding protein, translated as MDTRPGLPETPGNAVPGALEALLDSLDSWSALVDPAGVITVVNRSWTAYEGANPFVAGLGPGNDYGAAVQKVTGSADGNLSIVALGLLAVLKGKVPRLRLEFPLKGDATQWFGVLAVRSGGMVAFHHTDLTERMVVMQRLRRAETLFKATTEHALDLISVLDTDGKVVFTSHSHPKVLGYSEPEWKALRLEELIHPGDAAGYLKHIRDAFKSGLSPFFEYRILHRNGTWSIFEGRAAVVETASASSETVLLISRDVTSRKQAELERASMEVQLRQAQKLEAVGQLAAGIAHEINTPTQYISDNVRFLEEAFNSLAEILREQGGLLDAAAKDAALAARAAGIRELIQREDLDYLLGEVPRAIQQSLEGLTRVSSIVKAMKIFSHPGVAGRVAVDFNQCVETTCIVARNEWKYVAVLETDLAPDLPKITCYPGEVNQMILNLIINAAHAIEAALGGSGGKGAIRVRTFQEGDWAVLQVEDTGTGIPKLIRDQVFLPFFTTKAVGKGTGQGLAIVHSVAAKHGGTVGFESEEGKGTTFTVRLPLSAKD; from the coding sequence TCGATTCCTGGTCCGCCCTGGTGGATCCCGCCGGGGTGATCACCGTCGTCAACCGCTCCTGGACCGCCTACGAGGGGGCCAACCCCTTCGTGGCCGGCCTGGGCCCGGGGAACGACTACGGCGCGGCGGTGCAGAAGGTGACCGGGTCGGCCGACGGCAACCTCTCCATCGTGGCCCTGGGCCTCCTGGCCGTGCTCAAGGGCAAGGTGCCCCGCCTGCGCCTGGAATTCCCCCTCAAGGGGGACGCCACCCAGTGGTTCGGGGTCCTTGCGGTGCGCTCGGGGGGCATGGTGGCCTTCCACCACACCGACCTCACCGAACGCATGGTGGTCATGCAGCGCCTGCGCAGGGCCGAGACCCTGTTCAAGGCGACCACCGAGCACGCCCTGGACCTCATCTCGGTGCTGGACACCGACGGGAAGGTGGTCTTCACGAGCCATTCCCACCCGAAGGTCCTGGGCTACTCGGAGCCCGAGTGGAAGGCGCTGCGGCTGGAGGAGCTCATCCACCCCGGGGACGCCGCCGGCTACCTCAAGCACATCCGGGACGCCTTCAAGTCGGGGCTCAGTCCCTTTTTCGAATACCGCATCCTCCACCGGAACGGCACCTGGAGCATCTTCGAGGGCCGGGCGGCGGTGGTGGAGACGGCCTCGGCCAGCAGCGAGACGGTGCTGCTCATCTCCCGCGACGTCACCAGCCGCAAGCAGGCCGAGCTGGAGCGGGCCTCCATGGAGGTCCAGCTGCGCCAGGCCCAGAAGCTGGAGGCCGTGGGCCAGCTGGCGGCGGGCATCGCCCACGAGATCAACACCCCCACCCAGTACATCAGCGACAACGTCCGGTTCCTGGAGGAGGCCTTCAACAGCCTCGCCGAGATCCTCAGGGAGCAGGGGGGACTCCTGGACGCGGCGGCCAAGGACGCGGCCCTGGCTGCCCGGGCCGCGGGCATCCGCGAGCTGATCCAGCGGGAGGACCTGGACTACCTCCTGGGCGAGGTCCCCCGGGCCATCCAGCAGTCCCTGGAGGGCCTCACGCGGGTGTCGAGCATCGTCAAGGCCATGAAGATCTTCAGCCACCCGGGCGTGGCGGGGCGGGTGGCGGTGGACTTCAACCAGTGCGTCGAGACCACCTGCATCGTGGCCCGCAACGAGTGGAAGTACGTCGCCGTCCTGGAGACCGACCTCGCCCCGGACCTGCCGAAGATCACCTGCTACCCCGGCGAGGTGAACCAGATGATCCTGAACCTGATCATCAACGCGGCCCACGCCATCGAGGCGGCCCTGGGCGGCTCGGGAGGCAAGGGCGCGATCCGGGTGCGCACGTTCCAGGAAGGCGACTGGGCGGTGCTCCAGGTGGAGGACACCGGCACGGGCATCCCGAAGCTGATCCGGGACCAGGTGTTCCTCCCCTTCTTCACCACCAAGGCCGTGGGCAAGGGCACCGGCCAGGGGCTGGCCATCGTCCACTCCGTCGCGGCCAAGCACGGAGGGACGGTGGGCTTCGAGTCCGAGGAAGGGAAGGGCACCACCTTCACGGTGCGCCTGCCCCTTTCAGCCAAGGACTAG